The following coding sequences lie in one Catharus ustulatus isolate bCatUst1 chromosome 5, bCatUst1.pri.v2, whole genome shotgun sequence genomic window:
- the STOX2 gene encoding storkhead-box protein 2 isoform X2 — protein sequence MKKTRSTTLRRAWPSSDFSDRASDRMRSRSEKDYRLHKHFPPAFISQASRGYMTSANSWLMNNPDCCKVTRMMHPIQERHGDISSGDVSPISMSPITQSQFIPLGEILCLAISAMNSARKQVTQEALMEHLTTCFPGVPTPSPEILRHTLNMLVRERKIYPTPDGYFIVTPQTYFITPSLIRTNSKWYHLDERIPDRSQCTSPQQGTITPSASGCVRDRTLPKNHCDSCHCCREDMHSMHASTLQRKSAKDCKDSYCPPSLCQVPPTEKSKSTINFSYKSETLTKPKDVEKQSKKFGLKLFRLSFKKDKTKQLANFSAQFPPEEWPLRDEDTPTTIPREVEMEIIRRINPDLTVENVMRHTALMKKLEEEKAQRSKAGSSAHHSGRSKKSRNHRKSHGKSRSHSKTRVSKGDPSDGSHLDIPAEREYEFYDPLTRSPREGCFIIEHKGDNYIMHSNPNMIESHFPMTPEWDVSGELAKRRTEMPFPEPSRGSSHSKVHRSHSHTQDRRSRNERSSKAKERSRSMDNSKGPLGSATLGTPEDIGEGCSPDDQTTGQTYIDDSTLRPSQSLSHQRALISSASYKETCIPEIAGGSVETPSSCSLLEQGKPAENLPSYSDLNSCTTKSAVDDYFQCNTSSETVLTAPSPLGKNKEDHDTLTGTDGLKKITPTERQSQHIAREPGVHKEESPKGPSSGSVTAGQTPEVIANGRLVQHHSTESSSLDKRKEIFSKDTLFKPLHNTLSVNSYHKSNTPLLKPHQKTSSDTLPIRCEKLEQAMVTSVTQVMPVSQRQQETTGNQEASFDYYNVSDDDDSEEGNNKNAEEEKNRDDVGTMQWLLEREKERDLQRKFEKNLTLLTPKETENSNNQRATHSARLDSMDSSSITVDSGFNSPRTRESLASNTSSIVESNRRQNPALSPAHGGAGPAFNFRATADPPTNEAEKLQKPGNCLQASVTSV from the exons gtGATGTATCACCCATCAGCATGTCTCCCATCACTCAGTCACAGTTTATTCCACTTGGGGAAATCCTTTGCTTGGCCATCTCAGCAATGAACTCTGCCCGAAAACAAGTGACACAAGAAGCACTAATGGAGCACCTAACCACCTGCTTCCCAG GAGTTCCAACACCCAGTCCAGAAATCCTTCGACATACTTTGAATATGCTTGTACGGGAGAGGAAAATATACCCAACTCCAGATGGATATTTCATTGTAACTCCACAGACTTACTTTATAACACCATCTCTCATAAGAACTAACAGTAAATGGTACCATTTGGATGAGAGGATACCTGACAGGTCTCAATGTACCTCTCCACAACAAGGAACTATAACTCCCTCTGCGTCGGGATGTGTCAGGGACCGAACACTACCCAAAAACCACTGCGACTCCTGCCATTGTTGCAGAGAAGACATGCACAGCATGCATGCATCTACCCTACAGAGGAAATCAGCAAAAGACTGTAAAGACTCATACTGTCCTCCTTCATTATGTCAGGTCCCACCTACTGAGAAGAGTAAAAGTACTATCAATTTTTCATATAAATCAGAGACACTCACAAAGCCTAAGGATGTAGAAAAGCAGTCTAAGAAATTTGGACTCAAATTATTCCGATTAAGTTTTAAGAAGGATAAGACCAAAcagttggcaaatttctctGCCCAGTTTCCTCCAGAGGAGTGGCCACTAAGGGACGAGGACACCCCTACCACTATACCTAGAGAGGTAGAAATGGAGATTATTAGGCGCATTAACCCAGACTTGACTGTGGAAAATGTCATGAGACACACTGCACTAATGAAGAaacttgaagaagaaaaagctcaACGAAGCAAAGCAGGGTCTTCAGCTCACCACAGTGGACGAAGTAAAAAGAGCAGGAATCACAGAAAGTCTCATGGAAAATCAAGGTCACACAGCAAGACCCGGGTGTCCAAAGGAGACCCATCCGATGGCTCTCATTTGGATATACCTGCTGAAAGGGAGTATGAGTTCTATGATCCCTTGACTCGATCCCCACGGGAAGGCTGTTTTATAATAGAGCACAAGGGAGATAATTATATCATGCACAGCAATCCTAACATGATTGAATCTCACTTTCCCATGACACCAGAGTGGGATGTGTCTGGTGAACTGGCCAAAAGAAGAACTGAAATGCCTTTCCCTGAACCTTCCAGGGGAAGCTCCCACTCCAAGGTCCATCGGAGCCATAGCCATACACAGGATAGAAGATCAAGGAATGAGCGGTCCAGTAAGGCTAAAGAAAGGTCTAGATCCATGGATAACTCCAAGGGACCTCTGGGCTCAGCAACTTTAGGCACACCTGAAGATATTGGTGAAGGCTGTAGCCCAGATGACCAAACAACTGGCCAAACCTACATTGATGATAGTACCTTAAGGCCATCTCAGTCACTCAGTCATCAAAGGGCTCTGATTTCATCTGCAAGCTACAAAGAGACTTGCATCCCTGAAATAGCTGGGGGCAGTGTAGAAACCCCCAGTTCTTGTAGCTTATTGGAACAAGGCAAGCCTGCAGAGAATTTGCCATCATATAGTGACCTCAACTCCTGCACAACAAAATCAGCAGTTGATGACTATTTTCAGTGCAACACATCCAGTGAGACTGTGCTTACTGCTCCATCACCACTGGGAAAGAATAAAGAGGATCATGATACGCTAACAGGGACAGATGGgctaaaaaaaattactcccACAGAAAGACAGTCTCAACATATTGCTAGGGAGCCTGGGGTGCACAAGGAGGAGTCCCCAAAGGGCCCAAGCAGTGGTTCAGTGACTGCTGGCCAGACTCCAGAGGTGATTGCTAATGGGCGGCTGGTTCAACACCATAGCACAGAATCAAGCAGCCTtgataaaaggaaagaaatatttagcAAGGATACACTCTTTAAGCCTCTGCACAACACTCTTTCTGTGAATAGTTATCATAAGTCTAACACACCTCTGCTAAAGCCCCATCAAAAGACCTCCTCTGACACATTGCCCATCAGATGTGAGAAACTTGAACAAGCGATGGTAACCTCAGTCACACAAGTCATGCCTGTTTCTCAGAGACAGCAAGAGACAACTGGGAACCAGGAGGCCTCCTTTGACTACTACAACGTATCTGATGATGATGACTCAGAGGAAGGAAACAACAAAAACgctgaggaagaaaagaacagGGATGATGTTGGTACGATGCAATGGCTcctagagagagaaaaagaaagggatcTACAGCGAAAGTTTGAGAAGAATCTTACTCTTCTCACCCcgaaggaaacagaaaatagcaACAACCAGAGAGCCACCCACTCAGCCCGCCTGGACAGcatggacagcagcagcattacTGTGGACAGCGGGTTCAACTCTCCACG TACTCGTGAGAGCCTGGCATCCAACACTTCAAGTATTGTTGAAAGCAACAGACGTCAGAACCCCGCTCTGAGCCCTGCACATGGTGGTGCAGGCCCAGCGTTCAACTTCCGAGCCACTGCAGACCCACCCACGAATGAAGCTGAGAAACTGCAGAAACCTGGTAACTGCCTGCAAGCTTCTGTCACTAGTGTCTGA
- the STOX2 gene encoding storkhead-box protein 2 isoform X3 — translation MKKTRSTTLRRAWPSSDFSDRASDRMRSRSEKDYRLHKHFPPAFISQASRGYMTSGDVSPISMSPITQSQFIPLGEILCLAISAMNSARKQVTQEALMEHLTTCFPGVPTPSPEILRHTLNMLVRERKIYPTPDGYFIVTPQTYFITPSLIRTNSKWYHLDERIPDRSQCTSPQQGTITPSASGCVRDRTLPKNHCDSCHCCREDMHSMHASTLQRKSAKDCKDSYCPPSLCQVPPTEKSKSTINFSYKSETLTKPKDVEKQSKKFGLKLFRLSFKKDKTKQLANFSAQFPPEEWPLRDEDTPTTIPREVEMEIIRRINPDLTVENVMRHTALMKKLEEEKAQRSKAGSSAHHSGRSKKSRNHRKSHGKSRSHSKTRVSKGDPSDGSHLDIPAEREYEFYDPLTRSPREGCFIIEHKGDNYIMHSNPNMIESHFPMTPEWDVSGELAKRRTEMPFPEPSRGSSHSKVHRSHSHTQDRRSRNERSSKAKERSRSMDNSKGPLGSATLGTPEDIGEGCSPDDQTTGQTYIDDSTLRPSQSLSHQRALISSASYKETCIPEIAGGSVETPSSCSLLEQGKPAENLPSYSDLNSCTTKSAVDDYFQCNTSSETVLTAPSPLGKNKEDHDTLTGTDGLKKITPTERQSQHIAREPGVHKEESPKGPSSGSVTAGQTPEVIANGRLVQHHSTESSSLDKRKEIFSKDTLFKPLHNTLSVNSYHKSNTPLLKPHQKTSSDTLPIRCEKLEQAMVTSVTQVMPVSQRQQETTGNQEASFDYYNVSDDDDSEEGNNKNAEEEKNRDDVGTMQWLLEREKERDLQRKFEKNLTLLTPKETENSNNQRATHSARLDSMDSSSITVDSGFNSPRTRESLASNTSSIVESNRRQNPALSPAHGGAGPAFNFRATADPPTNEAEKLQKPGNCLQASVTSV, via the exons gtGATGTATCACCCATCAGCATGTCTCCCATCACTCAGTCACAGTTTATTCCACTTGGGGAAATCCTTTGCTTGGCCATCTCAGCAATGAACTCTGCCCGAAAACAAGTGACACAAGAAGCACTAATGGAGCACCTAACCACCTGCTTCCCAG GAGTTCCAACACCCAGTCCAGAAATCCTTCGACATACTTTGAATATGCTTGTACGGGAGAGGAAAATATACCCAACTCCAGATGGATATTTCATTGTAACTCCACAGACTTACTTTATAACACCATCTCTCATAAGAACTAACAGTAAATGGTACCATTTGGATGAGAGGATACCTGACAGGTCTCAATGTACCTCTCCACAACAAGGAACTATAACTCCCTCTGCGTCGGGATGTGTCAGGGACCGAACACTACCCAAAAACCACTGCGACTCCTGCCATTGTTGCAGAGAAGACATGCACAGCATGCATGCATCTACCCTACAGAGGAAATCAGCAAAAGACTGTAAAGACTCATACTGTCCTCCTTCATTATGTCAGGTCCCACCTACTGAGAAGAGTAAAAGTACTATCAATTTTTCATATAAATCAGAGACACTCACAAAGCCTAAGGATGTAGAAAAGCAGTCTAAGAAATTTGGACTCAAATTATTCCGATTAAGTTTTAAGAAGGATAAGACCAAAcagttggcaaatttctctGCCCAGTTTCCTCCAGAGGAGTGGCCACTAAGGGACGAGGACACCCCTACCACTATACCTAGAGAGGTAGAAATGGAGATTATTAGGCGCATTAACCCAGACTTGACTGTGGAAAATGTCATGAGACACACTGCACTAATGAAGAaacttgaagaagaaaaagctcaACGAAGCAAAGCAGGGTCTTCAGCTCACCACAGTGGACGAAGTAAAAAGAGCAGGAATCACAGAAAGTCTCATGGAAAATCAAGGTCACACAGCAAGACCCGGGTGTCCAAAGGAGACCCATCCGATGGCTCTCATTTGGATATACCTGCTGAAAGGGAGTATGAGTTCTATGATCCCTTGACTCGATCCCCACGGGAAGGCTGTTTTATAATAGAGCACAAGGGAGATAATTATATCATGCACAGCAATCCTAACATGATTGAATCTCACTTTCCCATGACACCAGAGTGGGATGTGTCTGGTGAACTGGCCAAAAGAAGAACTGAAATGCCTTTCCCTGAACCTTCCAGGGGAAGCTCCCACTCCAAGGTCCATCGGAGCCATAGCCATACACAGGATAGAAGATCAAGGAATGAGCGGTCCAGTAAGGCTAAAGAAAGGTCTAGATCCATGGATAACTCCAAGGGACCTCTGGGCTCAGCAACTTTAGGCACACCTGAAGATATTGGTGAAGGCTGTAGCCCAGATGACCAAACAACTGGCCAAACCTACATTGATGATAGTACCTTAAGGCCATCTCAGTCACTCAGTCATCAAAGGGCTCTGATTTCATCTGCAAGCTACAAAGAGACTTGCATCCCTGAAATAGCTGGGGGCAGTGTAGAAACCCCCAGTTCTTGTAGCTTATTGGAACAAGGCAAGCCTGCAGAGAATTTGCCATCATATAGTGACCTCAACTCCTGCACAACAAAATCAGCAGTTGATGACTATTTTCAGTGCAACACATCCAGTGAGACTGTGCTTACTGCTCCATCACCACTGGGAAAGAATAAAGAGGATCATGATACGCTAACAGGGACAGATGGgctaaaaaaaattactcccACAGAAAGACAGTCTCAACATATTGCTAGGGAGCCTGGGGTGCACAAGGAGGAGTCCCCAAAGGGCCCAAGCAGTGGTTCAGTGACTGCTGGCCAGACTCCAGAGGTGATTGCTAATGGGCGGCTGGTTCAACACCATAGCACAGAATCAAGCAGCCTtgataaaaggaaagaaatatttagcAAGGATACACTCTTTAAGCCTCTGCACAACACTCTTTCTGTGAATAGTTATCATAAGTCTAACACACCTCTGCTAAAGCCCCATCAAAAGACCTCCTCTGACACATTGCCCATCAGATGTGAGAAACTTGAACAAGCGATGGTAACCTCAGTCACACAAGTCATGCCTGTTTCTCAGAGACAGCAAGAGACAACTGGGAACCAGGAGGCCTCCTTTGACTACTACAACGTATCTGATGATGATGACTCAGAGGAAGGAAACAACAAAAACgctgaggaagaaaagaacagGGATGATGTTGGTACGATGCAATGGCTcctagagagagaaaaagaaagggatcTACAGCGAAAGTTTGAGAAGAATCTTACTCTTCTCACCCcgaaggaaacagaaaatagcaACAACCAGAGAGCCACCCACTCAGCCCGCCTGGACAGcatggacagcagcagcattacTGTGGACAGCGGGTTCAACTCTCCACG TACTCGTGAGAGCCTGGCATCCAACACTTCAAGTATTGTTGAAAGCAACAGACGTCAGAACCCCGCTCTGAGCCCTGCACATGGTGGTGCAGGCCCAGCGTTCAACTTCCGAGCCACTGCAGACCCACCCACGAATGAAGCTGAGAAACTGCAGAAACCTGGTAACTGCCTGCAAGCTTCTGTCACTAGTGTCTGA
- the STOX2 gene encoding storkhead-box protein 2 isoform X5 produces the protein MHIVVTSQLLWILYWSMEPDHRGSGDVSPISMSPITQSQFIPLGEILCLAISAMNSARKQVTQEALMEHLTTCFPGVPTPSPEILRHTLNMLVRERKIYPTPDGYFIVTPQTYFITPSLIRTNSKWYHLDERIPDRSQCTSPQQGTITPSASGCVRDRTLPKNHCDSCHCCREDMHSMHASTLQRKSAKDCKDSYCPPSLCQVPPTEKSKSTINFSYKSETLTKPKDVEKQSKKFGLKLFRLSFKKDKTKQLANFSAQFPPEEWPLRDEDTPTTIPREVEMEIIRRINPDLTVENVMRHTALMKKLEEEKAQRSKAGSSAHHSGRSKKSRNHRKSHGKSRSHSKTRVSKGDPSDGSHLDIPAEREYEFYDPLTRSPREGCFIIEHKGDNYIMHSNPNMIESHFPMTPEWDVSGELAKRRTEMPFPEPSRGSSHSKVHRSHSHTQDRRSRNERSSKAKERSRSMDNSKGPLGSATLGTPEDIGEGCSPDDQTTGQTYIDDSTLRPSQSLSHQRALISSASYKETCIPEIAGGSVETPSSCSLLEQGKPAENLPSYSDLNSCTTKSAVDDYFQCNTSSETVLTAPSPLGKNKEDHDTLTGTDGLKKITPTERQSQHIAREPGVHKEESPKGPSSGSVTAGQTPEVIANGRLVQHHSTESSSLDKRKEIFSKDTLFKPLHNTLSVNSYHKSNTPLLKPHQKTSSDTLPIRCEKLEQAMVTSVTQVMPVSQRQQETTGNQEASFDYYNVSDDDDSEEGNNKNAEEEKNRDDVGTMQWLLEREKERDLQRKFEKNLTLLTPKETENSNNQRATHSARLDSMDSSSITVDSGFNSPRTRESLASNTSSIVESNRRQNPALSPAHGGAGPAFNFRATADPPTNEAEKLQKPGNCLQASVTSV, from the exons gtGATGTATCACCCATCAGCATGTCTCCCATCACTCAGTCACAGTTTATTCCACTTGGGGAAATCCTTTGCTTGGCCATCTCAGCAATGAACTCTGCCCGAAAACAAGTGACACAAGAAGCACTAATGGAGCACCTAACCACCTGCTTCCCAG GAGTTCCAACACCCAGTCCAGAAATCCTTCGACATACTTTGAATATGCTTGTACGGGAGAGGAAAATATACCCAACTCCAGATGGATATTTCATTGTAACTCCACAGACTTACTTTATAACACCATCTCTCATAAGAACTAACAGTAAATGGTACCATTTGGATGAGAGGATACCTGACAGGTCTCAATGTACCTCTCCACAACAAGGAACTATAACTCCCTCTGCGTCGGGATGTGTCAGGGACCGAACACTACCCAAAAACCACTGCGACTCCTGCCATTGTTGCAGAGAAGACATGCACAGCATGCATGCATCTACCCTACAGAGGAAATCAGCAAAAGACTGTAAAGACTCATACTGTCCTCCTTCATTATGTCAGGTCCCACCTACTGAGAAGAGTAAAAGTACTATCAATTTTTCATATAAATCAGAGACACTCACAAAGCCTAAGGATGTAGAAAAGCAGTCTAAGAAATTTGGACTCAAATTATTCCGATTAAGTTTTAAGAAGGATAAGACCAAAcagttggcaaatttctctGCCCAGTTTCCTCCAGAGGAGTGGCCACTAAGGGACGAGGACACCCCTACCACTATACCTAGAGAGGTAGAAATGGAGATTATTAGGCGCATTAACCCAGACTTGACTGTGGAAAATGTCATGAGACACACTGCACTAATGAAGAaacttgaagaagaaaaagctcaACGAAGCAAAGCAGGGTCTTCAGCTCACCACAGTGGACGAAGTAAAAAGAGCAGGAATCACAGAAAGTCTCATGGAAAATCAAGGTCACACAGCAAGACCCGGGTGTCCAAAGGAGACCCATCCGATGGCTCTCATTTGGATATACCTGCTGAAAGGGAGTATGAGTTCTATGATCCCTTGACTCGATCCCCACGGGAAGGCTGTTTTATAATAGAGCACAAGGGAGATAATTATATCATGCACAGCAATCCTAACATGATTGAATCTCACTTTCCCATGACACCAGAGTGGGATGTGTCTGGTGAACTGGCCAAAAGAAGAACTGAAATGCCTTTCCCTGAACCTTCCAGGGGAAGCTCCCACTCCAAGGTCCATCGGAGCCATAGCCATACACAGGATAGAAGATCAAGGAATGAGCGGTCCAGTAAGGCTAAAGAAAGGTCTAGATCCATGGATAACTCCAAGGGACCTCTGGGCTCAGCAACTTTAGGCACACCTGAAGATATTGGTGAAGGCTGTAGCCCAGATGACCAAACAACTGGCCAAACCTACATTGATGATAGTACCTTAAGGCCATCTCAGTCACTCAGTCATCAAAGGGCTCTGATTTCATCTGCAAGCTACAAAGAGACTTGCATCCCTGAAATAGCTGGGGGCAGTGTAGAAACCCCCAGTTCTTGTAGCTTATTGGAACAAGGCAAGCCTGCAGAGAATTTGCCATCATATAGTGACCTCAACTCCTGCACAACAAAATCAGCAGTTGATGACTATTTTCAGTGCAACACATCCAGTGAGACTGTGCTTACTGCTCCATCACCACTGGGAAAGAATAAAGAGGATCATGATACGCTAACAGGGACAGATGGgctaaaaaaaattactcccACAGAAAGACAGTCTCAACATATTGCTAGGGAGCCTGGGGTGCACAAGGAGGAGTCCCCAAAGGGCCCAAGCAGTGGTTCAGTGACTGCTGGCCAGACTCCAGAGGTGATTGCTAATGGGCGGCTGGTTCAACACCATAGCACAGAATCAAGCAGCCTtgataaaaggaaagaaatatttagcAAGGATACACTCTTTAAGCCTCTGCACAACACTCTTTCTGTGAATAGTTATCATAAGTCTAACACACCTCTGCTAAAGCCCCATCAAAAGACCTCCTCTGACACATTGCCCATCAGATGTGAGAAACTTGAACAAGCGATGGTAACCTCAGTCACACAAGTCATGCCTGTTTCTCAGAGACAGCAAGAGACAACTGGGAACCAGGAGGCCTCCTTTGACTACTACAACGTATCTGATGATGATGACTCAGAGGAAGGAAACAACAAAAACgctgaggaagaaaagaacagGGATGATGTTGGTACGATGCAATGGCTcctagagagagaaaaagaaagggatcTACAGCGAAAGTTTGAGAAGAATCTTACTCTTCTCACCCcgaaggaaacagaaaatagcaACAACCAGAGAGCCACCCACTCAGCCCGCCTGGACAGcatggacagcagcagcattacTGTGGACAGCGGGTTCAACTCTCCACG TACTCGTGAGAGCCTGGCATCCAACACTTCAAGTATTGTTGAAAGCAACAGACGTCAGAACCCCGCTCTGAGCCCTGCACATGGTGGTGCAGGCCCAGCGTTCAACTTCCGAGCCACTGCAGACCCACCCACGAATGAAGCTGAGAAACTGCAGAAACCTGGTAACTGCCTGCAAGCTTCTGTCACTAGTGTCTGA
- the STOX2 gene encoding storkhead-box protein 2 isoform X4, translating to MKQCSFQWTCIDNCIFFFSMPLFPALRGDVSPISMSPITQSQFIPLGEILCLAISAMNSARKQVTQEALMEHLTTCFPGVPTPSPEILRHTLNMLVRERKIYPTPDGYFIVTPQTYFITPSLIRTNSKWYHLDERIPDRSQCTSPQQGTITPSASGCVRDRTLPKNHCDSCHCCREDMHSMHASTLQRKSAKDCKDSYCPPSLCQVPPTEKSKSTINFSYKSETLTKPKDVEKQSKKFGLKLFRLSFKKDKTKQLANFSAQFPPEEWPLRDEDTPTTIPREVEMEIIRRINPDLTVENVMRHTALMKKLEEEKAQRSKAGSSAHHSGRSKKSRNHRKSHGKSRSHSKTRVSKGDPSDGSHLDIPAEREYEFYDPLTRSPREGCFIIEHKGDNYIMHSNPNMIESHFPMTPEWDVSGELAKRRTEMPFPEPSRGSSHSKVHRSHSHTQDRRSRNERSSKAKERSRSMDNSKGPLGSATLGTPEDIGEGCSPDDQTTGQTYIDDSTLRPSQSLSHQRALISSASYKETCIPEIAGGSVETPSSCSLLEQGKPAENLPSYSDLNSCTTKSAVDDYFQCNTSSETVLTAPSPLGKNKEDHDTLTGTDGLKKITPTERQSQHIAREPGVHKEESPKGPSSGSVTAGQTPEVIANGRLVQHHSTESSSLDKRKEIFSKDTLFKPLHNTLSVNSYHKSNTPLLKPHQKTSSDTLPIRCEKLEQAMVTSVTQVMPVSQRQQETTGNQEASFDYYNVSDDDDSEEGNNKNAEEEKNRDDVGTMQWLLEREKERDLQRKFEKNLTLLTPKETENSNNQRATHSARLDSMDSSSITVDSGFNSPRTRESLASNTSSIVESNRRQNPALSPAHGGAGPAFNFRATADPPTNEAEKLQKPGNCLQASVTSV from the exons gtGATGTATCACCCATCAGCATGTCTCCCATCACTCAGTCACAGTTTATTCCACTTGGGGAAATCCTTTGCTTGGCCATCTCAGCAATGAACTCTGCCCGAAAACAAGTGACACAAGAAGCACTAATGGAGCACCTAACCACCTGCTTCCCAG GAGTTCCAACACCCAGTCCAGAAATCCTTCGACATACTTTGAATATGCTTGTACGGGAGAGGAAAATATACCCAACTCCAGATGGATATTTCATTGTAACTCCACAGACTTACTTTATAACACCATCTCTCATAAGAACTAACAGTAAATGGTACCATTTGGATGAGAGGATACCTGACAGGTCTCAATGTACCTCTCCACAACAAGGAACTATAACTCCCTCTGCGTCGGGATGTGTCAGGGACCGAACACTACCCAAAAACCACTGCGACTCCTGCCATTGTTGCAGAGAAGACATGCACAGCATGCATGCATCTACCCTACAGAGGAAATCAGCAAAAGACTGTAAAGACTCATACTGTCCTCCTTCATTATGTCAGGTCCCACCTACTGAGAAGAGTAAAAGTACTATCAATTTTTCATATAAATCAGAGACACTCACAAAGCCTAAGGATGTAGAAAAGCAGTCTAAGAAATTTGGACTCAAATTATTCCGATTAAGTTTTAAGAAGGATAAGACCAAAcagttggcaaatttctctGCCCAGTTTCCTCCAGAGGAGTGGCCACTAAGGGACGAGGACACCCCTACCACTATACCTAGAGAGGTAGAAATGGAGATTATTAGGCGCATTAACCCAGACTTGACTGTGGAAAATGTCATGAGACACACTGCACTAATGAAGAaacttgaagaagaaaaagctcaACGAAGCAAAGCAGGGTCTTCAGCTCACCACAGTGGACGAAGTAAAAAGAGCAGGAATCACAGAAAGTCTCATGGAAAATCAAGGTCACACAGCAAGACCCGGGTGTCCAAAGGAGACCCATCCGATGGCTCTCATTTGGATATACCTGCTGAAAGGGAGTATGAGTTCTATGATCCCTTGACTCGATCCCCACGGGAAGGCTGTTTTATAATAGAGCACAAGGGAGATAATTATATCATGCACAGCAATCCTAACATGATTGAATCTCACTTTCCCATGACACCAGAGTGGGATGTGTCTGGTGAACTGGCCAAAAGAAGAACTGAAATGCCTTTCCCTGAACCTTCCAGGGGAAGCTCCCACTCCAAGGTCCATCGGAGCCATAGCCATACACAGGATAGAAGATCAAGGAATGAGCGGTCCAGTAAGGCTAAAGAAAGGTCTAGATCCATGGATAACTCCAAGGGACCTCTGGGCTCAGCAACTTTAGGCACACCTGAAGATATTGGTGAAGGCTGTAGCCCAGATGACCAAACAACTGGCCAAACCTACATTGATGATAGTACCTTAAGGCCATCTCAGTCACTCAGTCATCAAAGGGCTCTGATTTCATCTGCAAGCTACAAAGAGACTTGCATCCCTGAAATAGCTGGGGGCAGTGTAGAAACCCCCAGTTCTTGTAGCTTATTGGAACAAGGCAAGCCTGCAGAGAATTTGCCATCATATAGTGACCTCAACTCCTGCACAACAAAATCAGCAGTTGATGACTATTTTCAGTGCAACACATCCAGTGAGACTGTGCTTACTGCTCCATCACCACTGGGAAAGAATAAAGAGGATCATGATACGCTAACAGGGACAGATGGgctaaaaaaaattactcccACAGAAAGACAGTCTCAACATATTGCTAGGGAGCCTGGGGTGCACAAGGAGGAGTCCCCAAAGGGCCCAAGCAGTGGTTCAGTGACTGCTGGCCAGACTCCAGAGGTGATTGCTAATGGGCGGCTGGTTCAACACCATAGCACAGAATCAAGCAGCCTtgataaaaggaaagaaatatttagcAAGGATACACTCTTTAAGCCTCTGCACAACACTCTTTCTGTGAATAGTTATCATAAGTCTAACACACCTCTGCTAAAGCCCCATCAAAAGACCTCCTCTGACACATTGCCCATCAGATGTGAGAAACTTGAACAAGCGATGGTAACCTCAGTCACACAAGTCATGCCTGTTTCTCAGAGACAGCAAGAGACAACTGGGAACCAGGAGGCCTCCTTTGACTACTACAACGTATCTGATGATGATGACTCAGAGGAAGGAAACAACAAAAACgctgaggaagaaaagaacagGGATGATGTTGGTACGATGCAATGGCTcctagagagagaaaaagaaagggatcTACAGCGAAAGTTTGAGAAGAATCTTACTCTTCTCACCCcgaaggaaacagaaaatagcaACAACCAGAGAGCCACCCACTCAGCCCGCCTGGACAGcatggacagcagcagcattacTGTGGACAGCGGGTTCAACTCTCCACG TACTCGTGAGAGCCTGGCATCCAACACTTCAAGTATTGTTGAAAGCAACAGACGTCAGAACCCCGCTCTGAGCCCTGCACATGGTGGTGCAGGCCCAGCGTTCAACTTCCGAGCCACTGCAGACCCACCCACGAATGAAGCTGAGAAACTGCAGAAACCTGGTAACTGCCTGCAAGCTTCTGTCACTAGTGTCTGA